From Anomalospiza imberbis isolate Cuckoo-Finch-1a 21T00152 chromosome 22, ASM3175350v1, whole genome shotgun sequence, a single genomic window includes:
- the FKBP10 gene encoding peptidyl-prolyl cis-trans isomerase FKBP10 isoform X2, whose protein sequence is MAMAPGSRRCLLLLLLLLLSVLGAPALGDPGPLEDVVIDRYYIPKICLREAQMGDFIRYHYNGTFKDGKKFDSSYDRGATVAGVVGVGRLITGMDRGLQGMCVNERRHLIVPPHLGYGSIGVAGLIPPDATLYFDVVMLDIWNKNDKLQITTLSKPERCNRTVENSDFVRYHYNGTLLDGTPFDSSYSKGSTYDTYVGTGWLIKGMDQGLLGMCAGEKRSIVIPPFLAYGEKGYGDKIPGSAVLIFDVHIIDFHNPEDPVEIETMFRPEGCNVTTRDRDFVRYHYNCSLLDGTRLFSSHDYEKPQEVTLGANKVIEGLNSGLLDMCAGERRVLIVPPHLGHGESGARGVPGSAVLRFEVELISMEEGVPEGYLFIWHGDPPANLYEQMDLNKDGGIPAEEFSTFIKTQVAEGKGRLMPSSDPEKVIADMFRNQDRNQDGKITADELKLKSDEDQEKIHEEL, encoded by the exons ATGGCCATGGCCCCGGGCAGCCGccgctgcctcctcctcctcctcctcctcctcctgagcGTCTTGGGGGCCCCGGCGCTGGGCGACCCCGGCCCCTTGGAAGACGTGGTGATAGACAGATACTATATTCCCAAAATCTGCCTGCGGGAGGCGCAGATGGGGGATTTCATTCGCTACCACTACAATGGGACCTTTAAAGATGGCAAAAAGTTTGACTCCAG CTACGACCGAGGGGCCACGGTGGCCGGTGTGGTGGGCGTTGGGCGGCTGATCACGGGCATGGACCGGGGGCTGCAGGGCATGTGCGTCAACGAGCGGCGTCACCTCATCGTGCCGCCCCACCTGGGCTACGGCAGCATCGGCGTGG CGGGGCTGATCCCCCCAGATGCCACCCTGTACTTCGATGTTGTCATGCTGGACATCTGGAACAAGAACGACAAGCTGCAGATCACCACCCTGTCCAAACCCGAGCGCTGCAACCGCACGGTGGAGAACTCGGATTTTGTGCGGTACCACTACAACGGCACACTGCTGGATGGGACCCCCTTCGACTCCAG CTACAGCAAGGGCAGCACCTATGACACCTACGTGGGCACTGGGTGGCTGATCAAGGGCATGGAccaggggctgctgggaatgtgcgCTGGGGAGAAGAGGAGCATCGTCATCCCCCCGTTCCTGGCCTATGGGGAGAAGGGCTACG GAGATAAAATTCCCGGCTCAGCCGTGCTCATCTTTGACGTCCACATCATCGACTTCCACAACCCTGAGGACCCGGTGGAGATCGAGACCATGTTCCGGCCCGAGGGCTGCAATGTCACCACCCGCGACCGGGACTTTGTGCGCTACCACTACAACTGTTCCTTGCTGGATGGCACCCGGCTCTTCTCCTC CCATGACTACGAGAAGCCCCAGGAGGTAACTCTGGGGGCCAACAAGGTGATCGAGGGGTTGAACAGTGGCCTCCTGGACATGTGTGCAGGGGAGAGGCGGGTGCTCATTGTCCCCCCACACCTGGGCCACGGGGAGAGCGGAG CCCGGGGGGTACCTGGCAGCGCCGTGCTCCGCTTCGAGGTGGAGCTGATCTCCATGGAGGAGGGGGTTCCTGAGGGCTACCTCTTCATCTGGCACGGGGACCCACCGGCCAACCTGTACGAGCAGATGGACCTCAACAAGGACGGGGGGATCCCCGCTGAAGAG TTCTCCACCTTCATCAAGACCCAGGTGGCGGAGGGGAAAGGCCGCCTCATGCCCAGCTCCGACCCGGAGAAAGTCATTGCTGACATGTTCCGGAACCAGGACCGCAACCAGGACGGGAAGATCACAGCCGACGAGCTGAAGCTCAAGTCGGACGAGGACCAGGAGAAGATTCATGAGGAGCTCTGA
- the NT5C3B gene encoding 7-methylguanosine phosphate-specific 5'-nucleotidase, with product MLQLLSLIFLSKLEDEYLVPELEKATVRIRQPERVRGIIRSLREQGVAKLQVISDFDMTLSRFGCNGRRCPTSHNILDTSRVISEDGKKKLKDLLHYYYPIEIDPNRTLEEKRPLMVEWWTKAHELLVQQKIHKSDIAQIVRESEAMLRDGFKEFFDRLHKNNVPLFIFSAGIGDVLEEIIRQANVFYSNVNVVSNYMGFNDDGVLTHFKGPLIHTYNKNNTVLQGTGYFQQLSTRTSIILLGDSMGDLTMADGVPSVENILKIGFLNDKVEERRKKYLDSYDIVLESDETLDVVNGILRYILTET from the exons ATGCTGCAACTCCTATCGCTCATCTTCCTCTCCAAGTTGGAGGATGAATATTTG GTTCCCGAGCTGGAGAAAGCTACGGTCCGGATCCGGCAGCCCGAGCGTGTGCGGGGGATCATCCGGTCTCTCCGGGAGCAGGGGGTGGCCAAACTGCAG GTCATTTCTGACTTTGACATGACGCTGAGCAGGTTTGGTTGCAATGGCAGGCGCTGCCCCACATCTCACA acATCCTTGATACCAGCCGTGTTATCAGTGAGGATGGCAAGAAGAAG CTGAAGGATCTACTCCACTATTACTATCCCATTGAAATAGATCCCAACCGGACCCTGGAAGAGAAACGTCCCCTCATGGTGGAGTG GTGGACCAAGGCCCATGAGCTGCTGGTGCAGCAGAAGATCCACAAAAGTGACATAGCCCAGATCGTCAGAGAGTCAGAAGCAATGCTCAG GGATGGCTTCAAGGAGTTCTTTGATCGGCTGCATAAGAACAACGTTCCCCTGTTCATCTTCTCCGCTGGCATTGGTGATGTCCTGGAAGAGATTATCCGTCAGGCCAACGTCTTCTACTCCAATGTCAATGTGGTGTCCAACTACATGGGCTTCAATGATGAT GGAGTCCTCACGCACTTCAAGGGACCCCTCATCCACACCTACAACAAGAACAACACCgtgctgcagggcacagggtacTTCCAGCAGCTGAGCACAAGGACGAGCATCATCCTGCTGGGAGACTCCATGGGTGACCTGACAATGGCAGACGGTGTTCCCAGCGTGGAGAACATCCTCAAGATTGGCTTTCTCAATGACAAG GTggaagagaggaggaagaagtaCCTGGATTCCTATGACATTGTGCTGGAGAGCGACGAGACGCTGGACGTGGTGAACGGGATTCTGCGGTACATCCTGACTGAGACGTGA
- the KLHL11 gene encoding kelch-like protein 11 yields the protein MSDKMAAAAACPQPQPGPGPGPGPGPGPGPGPPEADRGAPRGSAAEGEAEAEEFGCPAHCSDLAWRQNEQRRHGLYCDITLAFGGAGMAREYRAHRSVLAAATEYFTPLLSGGFAESRSGRVELQKWSSEGGPDPDTVEAVIGFMYTGTIRVSPGNVHEVLEMADRFLLTRLKDFCGEFLKKKLNLSNCVAIHSLAHMYSLNQLALKAQDMIRRNFHKVIQDEEFYTLPFHLVRDWLSDSEITVDSEEILFETVLKWVQKNPEERERYFEDLFKLLRLSQMKPTYLTRHVKSERLVSSSEACVKLVSEAVESHALRSENLQSGNLQHSACPAALLPRFGQNMDVIMVIGGVSEGGDYLSECVGYFIDEDRWVNLPHIHNHLDGHAVAVTESYVYVAGSMEPGFAKTMERYNPNRNIWEQVSNLITRKHSFGLTEVKGNLYSIGGHGNFSPGFKDVAIYNPEQDKWLNLESAPKILRDVKAVSVEDRYVYVAARTPVDSDSEDGLRAVIIRYDAETRQWQDVESLPLIDNYCSFQMSVASTNFYHTASCCPKSYPIDNEEAKGKISSRASDEILESLPPEVLSIEGAAICYYKDDVFIIGGWKNSDDIDKQYRKEAYRYCAERKRWMLLPPMPQPRCRATACHVRIPFRCLQGTQRYPMPQNLMWQKDRIRQMQERQMQEMHRYSLSLRRMPRSQIEC from the exons aTGTCGGACAAgatggcggcggccgcggcctgTCCGCAGCCACAGCccggtcccggccccggccccggccccggccccggtccCGGTCCAGGCCCGCCTGAGGCGGATCGCGGGGCCCCGCGCGGCAGCGCGGCGGAAGGGGAGGCTGAGGCGGAGGAGTTCGGGTGCCCGGCGCACTGCTCCGACCTGGCCTGGCGGCAGAACGAGCAGCGCCGCCACGGCCTGTACTGCGACATCACGCTGGCTTTCGGCGGCGCGGGCATGGCCCGCGAGTACCGGGCGCACCGGTCCGTCCTGGCCGCCGCCACCGAATACTTCACGCCGCTGCTCTCGGGGGGGTTCGCGGAGTCGCGCTCGGGTCGCGTGGAGCTGCAGAAGTGGAGCTCGGAGGGCGGCCCCGACCCCGACACGGTGGAGGCCGTTATCGGTTTCATGTACACCGGCACCATCCGCGTGAGCCCCGGCAACGTCCATGAGGTGCTGGAGATGGCGGACAG GTTTCTGCTCACCCGGTTGAAGGACTTCTGTGGAGAGTTTCTGAAGAAGAAACTGAACCTCTCCAACTGTGTGGCGATTCACAGCTTGGCCCACATGTATTCCCTGAATCAGCTGGCCCTCAAAGCGCAGGATATGATCAGGAGAAACTTCCACAAAGTCATCCAAGATGAGGAGTTCTACACTTTGCCATTTCACCTTGTCCGGGACTGGCTCTCAGACTCAGAGATCACGGTGGACTCTGAAGAAATCCTCTTTGAGACTGTTTTGAAGTGGGTTCAGAAAAATCCTGAGGAAAGAGAGAGGTACTTTGAAGATCTCTTTAAGCTGCTAAGATTGTCTCAGATGAAACCCACGTATCTGACTCGCCACGTCAAATCTGAGCGGCTGGTGTCGAGCAGCGAGGCCTGTGTGAAGTTGGTGTCCGAGGCCGTGGAGAGCCATGCCCTGCGCTCTGAGAACCTGCAGTCCGGGAACCTGCAGCATTCCGCCTGTCCCGCCGCGCTGCTGCCGCGCTTCGGCCAGAACATGGACGTCATTATGGTCATCGGCGGCGTGTCCGAGGGTGGCGACTACCTGAGCGAGTGCGTGGGCTACTTCATCGACGAGGACAGGTGGGTCAACCTGCCTCACATCCACAACCACCTGGACGGGCATGCCGTGGCCGTGACGGAGTCCTACGTGTACGTGGCTGGCTCCATGGAACCCGGGTTTGCCAAGACTATGGAAAGGTACAAtccaaacagaaatatttgggAGCAGGTTTCAAACCTAATCACCAGGAAGCATTCCTTTGGCCTTACTGAAGTGAAAGGCAACTTGTACAGTATTGGTGGACATGGCAATTTCAGTCCAGGCTTTAAAGATGTGGCCATTTATAATCCTGAGCAGGACAAATGGCTGAACCTGGAGTCGGCACCAAAGATCCTGCGGGATGTCAAAGCCGTCTCCGTGGAGGACCGGTATGTGTATGTGGCCGCCCGCACCCCGGTTGACAGTGACAGCGAGGACGGGCTGAGGGCTGTTATCATCAGATACGATGCTGAAACCAGGCAGTGGCAGGACGTGGAGTCCCTGCCCCTCATCGACAACTACTGCTCTTTCCAGATGTCTGTTGCCAGCACCAACTTCTACCACACGGCATCGTGCTGCCCCAAGAGTTACCCCATAGACAACGAGGAGGCCAAGGGAAAGATCTCCAGCAGGGCCTCGGATGAGATCCTGGAATCCTTGCCCCCCGAGGTCCTGAGCATTGAAGGAGCAGCTATTTGTTACTACAAAGATGACGTGTTTATCATTGGGGGGTGGAAGAACAGCGATGACATTGACAAGCAGTACAGGAAGGAGGCCTATCGCTACTGCGCCGAGCGGAAGCGCTGGATGCTCCTGCCCCCAATGCCACAGCCCCGCTGCAGAGCCACTGCCTGCCATGTGAGAATCCCCTTCAGGTGCCTGCAGGGAACACAGAGGTACCCCATGCCACAAAATCTCATGTGGCAAAAAGATAGAATAAGGCAAATGCAGGAAAGGCAGATGCAGGAGATGCACCGATACTCCCTGAGCTTACGGAGGATGCCGCGCTCCCAGATCGAGTGCTAG
- the P3H4 gene encoding endoplasmic reticulum protein SC65 translates to MGGAVPVAVPRPLPALLLAVLAAGLCAAQYEQYSVRGFPAAALEPLQSAYERALEQYADAQWAESAQGLEASLRLHRLLRDSEAHCHRRCAGEPPAGEDRAEEPRGERDPAWEWEREMRLFGRLLLRAGCLRACKRELPVFQLRYPPAQTLRDFQRRQPYQYLHYALFKSNKIEKAVSAAHTFLQKNPKHEMTLRYLNYYRTLLDVDEYLVDLEAQPYEPIFVRSVKLYNSGDFRSSAADMEQALAEYYKAYEDCLAGCEGAYELQEFKDFYPAIADHFVSVLQCKVDCETELTPNVGGYFVEKFVATMYHYLQFAYYKLNDVQDAVRSVSSYMLFDPGDTVMQQNLVYYRFHRERWRLREEDFEPRPEAVRYHNQTAAQKKMLEFARQYLQDDDDEMEVDGGEGPEVLDLPSDGEFEGEGDYEEGFFAEWWQEPKTKGDKDDQEIL, encoded by the exons ATGGGCGGCGCGGTGCCGGTAGCGGTACCGCGGCCTCTGCCGGCGTTGCTGCTGGCGGTGCTGGCGGCGGGGCTGTGCGCGGCGCAGTACGAGCAGTACAGCGTGCGCGGCTTCCCCGCGGCCGCGCTGGAGCCGCTGCAGAGCGCCTACGAGCGGGCGCTGGAGCAGTACGCGGACGCGCAATGGGCGGAGAGCGCTCAGGGGCTGGAGGCCAGTCTGCGGCTCCACAGGCTGCTGCGGGACAGCGAGGCGCATTGCCACCGCCGCTGCGCCGGGGAGCCCCCCGCGGGGGAGGATCGCGCCGAGGAGCCCCGCGGGGAGCGGGACCCCGCGTGGGAGTGGGAGCGGGAGATGAGGCTCTTCGGGCGGCTGCTGCTCCGCGCCGGCTGCCTGCGCGCCTGCAAGCGGGAGCTGCCCGTGTTCCAGCTGCGCTACCCGCCGGCGCAGACCCTGCGCGACTTCCAGCGCCGCCAGCCCTACCAGTACCTGCACTACGCGCTCTTCAAG TCAAATAAGATCGAGAAAGCGGTGTCTGCTGCCCACACCTTCCTGCAGAAGAACCCCAAGCATGAGATGACCTTGAGGTACCTGAACTACTACAGGACGCTGCTGGATGTGGATGAATACCTGGTCGACCTGGAAGCTCAGCCCTATGAG CCGATATTCGTGCGGTCAGTGAAGCTGTACAACAGCGGGGATTTCCGGAGCAGTGCAGCCGACATGGAGCAGGCGCTGGCCGAGTACTACAAGGCGTACGAAGATTGTCTGGCCGGCTGCGAGGGCGCCTATGAGCTCCAGGAGTTCAAGGACTTCTACCCTGCCATCGCAG ACCACTTTGTGAGCGTGCTGCAATGCAAGGTGGACTGCGAGACCGAGCTCACCCCCAACGTGGGTGGCTACTTCGTGGAGAAGTTTGTGGCCACCATGTACCACTACCTGCAGTTCGCTTACTACAAGC TGAACGATGTGCAGGACGCGGTGCGCAGCGTCTCCAGCTACATGCTCTTCGACCCGGGCGACACCGTGATGCAGCAGAACCTGGTCTACTACCGCTTCCACCGCGAGCGCTGGCGCCTGCGCGAGGAGGACTTCGAGCCGCGGCCG GAAGCCGTGCGCTACCACAACCAGACGGCCGCTCAGAAGAAGATGCTGGAATTCGCCCGGCAGTACCTgcaggatgatgatgatgag ATGGAGGTGGATGGTGGTGAGGGGCCAGAGGTGCTGGACCTGCCCTCCGATGGCGAATTCGAGGGCGAAGGTGACTACGAGGAGGGCTTCTTCGCTGAGTGGTGGCAGGAACCCAAGACCAAAGGAGACAAAGATGACCAAG AGATCCTATGA
- the KLHL10 gene encoding kelch-like protein 10: MSDRSCSISNELRLEGRFCDVIISVDGVEFKAHKLILSCCSTYFRTLFTNWDSADKTVYQIPGISAEMMGLIINYAYTGTVPITEDNVESLLAAADQFNVMGIVSLCCEFLSSRLCFENCIGICRLTDYYHCPDLRAAACVYILHHFEDVSQVSKEFLDLSAEELAHIIEKDELNVRREEAVFEAVLRWIAHDPQNRRQHIACLLSKVRLALLQSDYFMNNVKAHEYVKDNANCKGLVISALYEIYDLNSYGQSSSVNANPLTRPRLPYAILFAIGGWSGGGATSTIETYDGRTDKWLNIPWEQESPVAYHGSAYLKGHVYVIGGFDGTDYFNIVKRFDPLQKTWQQVAPMHSRRCYVSVTVVDNFIYAMGGFDGYMRLNTAERYNPDTNQWTLITPMHEQRSDASATTLNGKVYICGGFDGDQCLSSAEVFNPTTNQWSLITPMSSRRSGVGVMAYGKQVYAVGGFDGSSRLQSVEAYNPIANAWHDVCSMLNPRSNFGIEVMDGLLFVVGGFNGFSTTVATECYEEDTNEWYDAHSMGITRSAVSCCVVPGLSNVMEYITRQHYYQHSSSMDILFTSSTRSSPL; this comes from the exons ATGAGCGATAGGAGTTGCAGCATCTCCAATGAACTCCGCCTGGAAGGGAGATTCTGTGATGTGATCATCAGTGTAGATGGGGTAGAATTCAAGGCTCACAAGCTCATCCTCTCTTGCTGCAGTACCTACTTCAG GACTCTGTTTACCAACTGGGACAGCGCAGACAAGACGGTCTATCAAATCCCTGGCATTTCAGCTGAAATGATGGGTCTCATCATCAATTATGCCTACACTGGGACAGTACCAATCACAGAGGACAACGTTGAGAGtttgctggctgcagcagaTCAGTTCAATGTCATGGGCATCGTCAGCCTGTGCTGTGAGTTCCTCAGTTCCAGGCTGTGCTTTGAGAATTGCATTGGCATTTGCAGACTCACTGACTATTACCACTGCCCCGACCTGCGCGCTGCTGCCTGTGTGTACATCCTGCATCACTTCGAGgatgtgtcccaggtgtccaaGGAGTTCCTAGACCTCTCTGCCGAGGAGCTGGCACACATCATTGAGAAGGATGAGCTTAACGTCCGGCGAGAAGAAGCCGTGTTTGAGGCTGTGCTGAGGTGGATCGCTCATGACCCGCAGAACAGGAGGCAGCACATCGCCTGCTTGCTCAGCAAG GTTCGACTGGCACTCCTACAATCTGACTACTTCATGAACAACGTCAAAGCTCACGAGTACGTGAAAGACAATGCCAACTGCAAAGGTCTCGTCATCAGTGCCCTGTACGAAATCTACGACCTGAACTCCTACGGCCAGAGTTCCTCAGTCAATGCCAACCCACTCACCCGGCCGCGCCTGCCCTACGCCATCCTCTTTGCCATCGGGGGCTGGAGCGGGGGCGGCGCGACCAGCACCATCGAGACCTACGACGGCCGCACTGACAAGTGGCTGAACatcccctgggagcaggagagcCCTGTTGCCTATCACGGCTCGGCTTATTTGAAAGGCCACGTCTATGTTATCGGTGGATTCGATGGCACAGATTATTTCAACATTGTCAAACGGTTTGATCCACTCCAGAAGACATGGCAGCAGGTAGCACCCATGCACTCACGGCGCTGCTATGTCAGCGTCACCGTTGTGGACAACTTCATCTATGCCATGGGAGGGTTTGATGGGTACATGCGGCTCAACACAGCAGAGCGGTATAACCCAGACACCAACCAGTGGACCCTGATCACCCCCATGCACGAGCAGAGGAGTGATGCCAGTGCAACCACACTGAATGGAAAG GTGTACATCTGTGGTGGGTTTGATGGCGATCAGTGCCTCAGCTCAGCTGAAGTGTTCAACCCCACCACAAACCAGTGGTCCCTGATCACTCCaatgagcagcaggagaagtgGAGTTGGGGTGATGGCGTACGGGAAGCAGGTGTATGCG GTTGGAGGGTTTGATGGGAGCAGCCGGCTCCAGAGCGTGGAGGCGTACAACCCTATCGCCAACGCCTGGCACGACGTGTGCTCCATGCTAAATCCACGCAGCAACTTTGGCATTGAGGTGATGGACGGCCTGTTGTTTGTGGTCGGGGGCTTCAATGGGTTCAGCACCACCGTTGCCACCGAGTGCTACGAGGAGGACACCAATGAGTGGTACGACGCCCACAGCATGGGCATCACCCGCAGTGCCGTCAGCTGCTGCGTGGTGCCAGGACTCTCCAATGTCATGGAATACATCACCAGGCAACACTACtaccagcacagctcctccatGGATATCTTGTTCACCAGCTCAACTCGGAGCTCGCCGTTGTAA
- the FKBP10 gene encoding peptidyl-prolyl cis-trans isomerase FKBP10 isoform X1 has protein sequence MAMAPGSRRCLLLLLLLLLSVLGAPALGDPGPLEDVVIDRYYIPKICLREAQMGDFIRYHYNGTFKDGKKFDSSYDRGATVAGVVGVGRLITGMDRGLQGMCVNERRHLIVPPHLGYGSIGVAGLIPPDATLYFDVVMLDIWNKNDKLQITTLSKPERCNRTVENSDFVRYHYNGTLLDGTPFDSSYSKGSTYDTYVGTGWLIKGMDQGLLGMCAGEKRSIVIPPFLAYGEKGYGTVIPPQASLVFSVLLVDFHNPKDGVFLEHLEVPESCKRRAVTGDFVRYHYNGTLMDGTLFDSSYSRNQTYNTYIGKGYIIPGMDQGLQGVCVGEHRRVVIPPHLAYGENGAGDKIPGSAVLIFDVHIIDFHNPEDPVEIETMFRPEGCNVTTRDRDFVRYHYNCSLLDGTRLFSSHDYEKPQEVTLGANKVIEGLNSGLLDMCAGERRVLIVPPHLGHGESGARGVPGSAVLRFEVELISMEEGVPEGYLFIWHGDPPANLYEQMDLNKDGGIPAEEFSTFIKTQVAEGKGRLMPSSDPEKVIADMFRNQDRNQDGKITADELKLKSDEDQEKIHEEL, from the exons ATGGCCATGGCCCCGGGCAGCCGccgctgcctcctcctcctcctcctcctcctcctgagcGTCTTGGGGGCCCCGGCGCTGGGCGACCCCGGCCCCTTGGAAGACGTGGTGATAGACAGATACTATATTCCCAAAATCTGCCTGCGGGAGGCGCAGATGGGGGATTTCATTCGCTACCACTACAATGGGACCTTTAAAGATGGCAAAAAGTTTGACTCCAG CTACGACCGAGGGGCCACGGTGGCCGGTGTGGTGGGCGTTGGGCGGCTGATCACGGGCATGGACCGGGGGCTGCAGGGCATGTGCGTCAACGAGCGGCGTCACCTCATCGTGCCGCCCCACCTGGGCTACGGCAGCATCGGCGTGG CGGGGCTGATCCCCCCAGATGCCACCCTGTACTTCGATGTTGTCATGCTGGACATCTGGAACAAGAACGACAAGCTGCAGATCACCACCCTGTCCAAACCCGAGCGCTGCAACCGCACGGTGGAGAACTCGGATTTTGTGCGGTACCACTACAACGGCACACTGCTGGATGGGACCCCCTTCGACTCCAG CTACAGCAAGGGCAGCACCTATGACACCTACGTGGGCACTGGGTGGCTGATCAAGGGCATGGAccaggggctgctgggaatgtgcgCTGGGGAGAAGAGGAGCATCGTCATCCCCCCGTTCCTGGCCTATGGGGAGAAGGGCTACG GGACGGTGATCCCACCGCAAGCATCGCTGGTGTTCAGCGTGCTGCTGGTGGATTTCCACAATCCCAAGGATGGTGTCTTTCTGGAGCACCTGGAGGTGCCGGAGTCCTGCAAGCGCCGGGCTGTGACCGGGGACTTTGTCCGCTACCACTACAACGGGACACTCATGGATGGGACACTCTTTGACTCCAG TTACTCCCGCAATCAGACCTACAACACCTACATTGGGAAGGGCTACATCATCCCTGGCATGGatcaggggctgcagggggtcTGCGTGGGAGAGCACCGGCGAGTGGTCATCCCCCCACACCTGGCTTACGGGGAGAACGGTGCAG GAGATAAAATTCCCGGCTCAGCCGTGCTCATCTTTGACGTCCACATCATCGACTTCCACAACCCTGAGGACCCGGTGGAGATCGAGACCATGTTCCGGCCCGAGGGCTGCAATGTCACCACCCGCGACCGGGACTTTGTGCGCTACCACTACAACTGTTCCTTGCTGGATGGCACCCGGCTCTTCTCCTC CCATGACTACGAGAAGCCCCAGGAGGTAACTCTGGGGGCCAACAAGGTGATCGAGGGGTTGAACAGTGGCCTCCTGGACATGTGTGCAGGGGAGAGGCGGGTGCTCATTGTCCCCCCACACCTGGGCCACGGGGAGAGCGGAG CCCGGGGGGTACCTGGCAGCGCCGTGCTCCGCTTCGAGGTGGAGCTGATCTCCATGGAGGAGGGGGTTCCTGAGGGCTACCTCTTCATCTGGCACGGGGACCCACCGGCCAACCTGTACGAGCAGATGGACCTCAACAAGGACGGGGGGATCCCCGCTGAAGAG TTCTCCACCTTCATCAAGACCCAGGTGGCGGAGGGGAAAGGCCGCCTCATGCCCAGCTCCGACCCGGAGAAAGTCATTGCTGACATGTTCCGGAACCAGGACCGCAACCAGGACGGGAAGATCACAGCCGACGAGCTGAAGCTCAAGTCGGACGAGGACCAGGAGAAGATTCATGAGGAGCTCTGA